The Phaseolus vulgaris cultivar G19833 unplaced genomic scaffold, P. vulgaris v2.0 scaffold_91, whole genome shotgun sequence genome contains a region encoding:
- the LOC137817497 gene encoding uncharacterized protein: protein MSTELRVARKEATDMRHKVHLLSQEKIELESKLVPYRLKVADLEASIKADAAKVESLEKRSVDREVLLGKVKQERDDTMAKLAEARKENEKIAAELAQAQAENKKVAEDLLQARETTENLKKRADELEQQSEGLKKQTEELELSSAQILAAGGILNG from the exons atgagcactgaactgagggtggcgcgtaaggaggccaccgatATGCGCCATAAGGTGCACCTCCTatctcaagagaaaattgagctggagagcaaactggtcccttaccgtctcaaggtggctgacctggaagcgtcgatcaaagcagatgcagccaaggtagaaagccttgagaagaggtcagtagatcgggaggtcctcttaGGAAAAGTTAAGCAAGAGAGGGATGACACCATGGCTAAGCTCGCTGAGGCCAGAAAGGAGAATGAGAagatcgccgcagagctggcccaggcgcaggcggaaaacaagaaggttgctgaagacctcctTCAAGCTCGTGAGACAACTGAAAATCTAAAGAAACGAGCTGATGAGTTAGAGCAGCAATccgaggggctcaagaagcaaactgaagagctcgagctgagctccgcccaaattctcgctgctgg aggtattcttaatggctga